One Xenopus tropicalis strain Nigerian chromosome 8, UCB_Xtro_10.0, whole genome shotgun sequence genomic window carries:
- the LOC116406974 gene encoding uncharacterized protein LOC116406974 isoform X1, whose product MQGLGRDTQNRDSPKREKDLRGSAILHQQRRLKQATQFVHKDSADLLPLDQLRRLGTSKDLQPHSVIQRRLMGGSLSIESDNPVFPTSPCNRGRDAPPRVMRRYSQLSWVRRPPVAGRNKLYSYPARFVATMQGPSYARNINRTSSPGAARKGWGPQFHITKLHQDFMDLGMIRTGAWNLLLRESLSVRLYLLPPVLVTSGTGY is encoded by the exons ATGCAGGGACTTGGGAGAGACACACAGAACAGGGACTCCCCAAAGAGGGAGAAGGATCTGAGGGGCTCAGCAATACTGCACCAGCAGAGACGCCTCAAACAAGCCACGCAGTTTGTGCACAAAGACTCTGCGGATCTTCTGCCACTGGACCAGCTGCGGAGACTGGGGACCAGTAAAGACCTG CAGCCACACAGTGTGATCCAGAGACGGCTCATGGGGGGCAGCCTGAGCATTGAAAgcgataaccctgtatttccaacTTCCCCGTGCAACAGGGGGAGAGACGCACCCCCCAGGGTGATGAGACGATACAGCCAACTAAGTTGGGTGAGGAGACCCCCGGTGGCTGGAAGGAACAAGCTCTACTCATACCCTGCAAG GTTTGTGGCCACGATGCAAGGGCCAAGCTATGCACGGAACATCAACAGAACCTCATCTCCCGGAGCTGCACGGAAAGGCTGGG GGCCCCAATTTCACATTACAAAGTTGCATCAGGACTTTATGGACCTAGGAATGATACGGACTGGAGCCTGgaatttact TCTCAGGGAATCCCTAAGTGTTAGACTGTATTTGCTTCCTCCGGTGTTGGTAACATCAGGCACTGGTTACTGA
- the LOC116406974 gene encoding uncharacterized protein LOC116406974 isoform X4, with amino-acid sequence MQGLGRDTQNRDSPKREKDLRGSAILHQQRRLKQATQFVHKDSADLLPLDQLRRLGTSKDLQPHSVIQRRLMGGSLSIESDNPVFPTSPCNRGRDAPPRVMRRYSQLSWVRRPPVAGRNKLYSYPARFVATMQGPSYARNINRTSSPGAARKGWVLPSRP; translated from the exons ATGCAGGGACTTGGGAGAGACACACAGAACAGGGACTCCCCAAAGAGGGAGAAGGATCTGAGGGGCTCAGCAATACTGCACCAGCAGAGACGCCTCAAACAAGCCACGCAGTTTGTGCACAAAGACTCTGCGGATCTTCTGCCACTGGACCAGCTGCGGAGACTGGGGACCAGTAAAGACCTG CAGCCACACAGTGTGATCCAGAGACGGCTCATGGGGGGCAGCCTGAGCATTGAAAgcgataaccctgtatttccaacTTCCCCGTGCAACAGGGGGAGAGACGCACCCCCCAGGGTGATGAGACGATACAGCCAACTAAGTTGGGTGAGGAGACCCCCGGTGGCTGGAAGGAACAAGCTCTACTCATACCCTGCAAG GTTTGTGGCCACGATGCAAGGGCCAAGCTATGCACGGAACATCAACAGAACCTCATCTCCCGGAGCTGCACGGAAAGGCTGGG TCCTTCCTTCTAGACCTTAA
- the LOC116406974 gene encoding uncharacterized protein LOC116406974 isoform X3 — protein sequence MQGLGRDTQNRDSPKREKDLRGSAILHQQRRLKQATQFVHKDSADLLPLDQLRRLGTSKDLQPHSVIQRRLMGGSLSIESDNPVFPTSPCNRGRDAPPRVMRRYSQLSWVRRPPVAGRNKLYSYPARFVATMQGPSYARNINRTSSPGAARKGWGSPFTLNF from the exons ATGCAGGGACTTGGGAGAGACACACAGAACAGGGACTCCCCAAAGAGGGAGAAGGATCTGAGGGGCTCAGCAATACTGCACCAGCAGAGACGCCTCAAACAAGCCACGCAGTTTGTGCACAAAGACTCTGCGGATCTTCTGCCACTGGACCAGCTGCGGAGACTGGGGACCAGTAAAGACCTG CAGCCACACAGTGTGATCCAGAGACGGCTCATGGGGGGCAGCCTGAGCATTGAAAgcgataaccctgtatttccaacTTCCCCGTGCAACAGGGGGAGAGACGCACCCCCCAGGGTGATGAGACGATACAGCCAACTAAGTTGGGTGAGGAGACCCCCGGTGGCTGGAAGGAACAAGCTCTACTCATACCCTGCAAG GTTTGTGGCCACGATGCAAGGGCCAAGCTATGCACGGAACATCAACAGAACCTCATCTCCCGGAGCTGCACGGAAAGGCTGGG gCTCCCCCTTTacattaaacttttag
- the LOC116406974 gene encoding uncharacterized protein LOC116406974 isoform X2, which yields MQGLGRDTQNRDSPKREKDLRGSAILHQQRRLKQATQFVHKDSADLLPLDQLRRLGTSKDLQPHSVIQRRLMGGSLSIESDNPVFPTSPCNRGRDAPPRVMRRYSQLSWVRRPPVAGRNKLYSYPARFVATMQGPSYARNINRTSSPGAARKGWGPQFHITKLHQDFMDLGMIRTGAWNLLSIPT from the exons ATGCAGGGACTTGGGAGAGACACACAGAACAGGGACTCCCCAAAGAGGGAGAAGGATCTGAGGGGCTCAGCAATACTGCACCAGCAGAGACGCCTCAAACAAGCCACGCAGTTTGTGCACAAAGACTCTGCGGATCTTCTGCCACTGGACCAGCTGCGGAGACTGGGGACCAGTAAAGACCTG CAGCCACACAGTGTGATCCAGAGACGGCTCATGGGGGGCAGCCTGAGCATTGAAAgcgataaccctgtatttccaacTTCCCCGTGCAACAGGGGGAGAGACGCACCCCCCAGGGTGATGAGACGATACAGCCAACTAAGTTGGGTGAGGAGACCCCCGGTGGCTGGAAGGAACAAGCTCTACTCATACCCTGCAAG GTTTGTGGCCACGATGCAAGGGCCAAGCTATGCACGGAACATCAACAGAACCTCATCTCCCGGAGCTGCACGGAAAGGCTGGG GGCCCCAATTTCACATTACAAAGTTGCATCAGGACTTTATGGACCTAGGAATGATACGGACTGGAGCCTGgaatttact TTCTATACCCACCTGA
- the LOC116406476 gene encoding lysine-specific demethylase 5A-like: MQIQPPKDWQPPFACDVKSFCFTPRVQRLNELEAMTRVKLDFLDQLGKFWELQGSALRIPVVDGKLLGVYALSKVVSSEGGFEVVTKEKKWSQVGNRMGYQPGKGTGSLLKLHYDRILYPYELFQSGVSLMERNAPRIF, translated from the exons ATGCAAATCCAACCTCCCAAG GACTGGCAGCCGCCCTTTGCCTGCGATGTCAAAAGCTTCTGCTTCACCCCTCGGGTACAGCGCCTCAACGAACTAGAG GCAATGACCCGTGTCAAACTCGATTTCTTGGATCAGCTGGGAAAATTTTGGGAGCTGCAAGGTTCCGCGCTCAGAATTCCAGTGGTGGATGGCAAGCTGTTGGGTGTGTATGCACTGAGCAAG GTGGTTTCCAGTGAGGGGGGATTTGAGGTTGTCACTAAAGAGAAGAAATGGTCTCAGGTGGGCAATCGGATGGGATACCAGCCAGGCAAAGGCACAGGCTCTCTTCTGAAGTTGCACTATGACCGAATCCTCTACCCCTACGAGCTGTTCCAGTCTGGCGTCAGCCTGATGGAAAGAAATGCACCTAGAATATTCTAG